The nucleotide sequence ACCCTTGGAGACGAGGCAATCGTATAGAAAAGTATGGAACGTGGCAAGGGCGGGAAAATGAAACTCCCGCCCTCTCTATGAAACTTAGATGCTTGCTGCCTGTGCAAGTGTGATTGCACTGGTCACCACGATATCCTCAACGGAACACCCACGGCTGAGATCACTGATCGGCTTGGCGAATCCCTGGAGGATTGGGCCATAGGCTTCAGCTCCAGCAAGGCGCTGTACAAGCTTGTAGCCGATGTTTCCAGCCTGGAGGTCCGGGAAGATCAGGGTATTGGCACCACCGGCGACGGTGGAACCAGGAGCCTTGCTCTTCGCAACACTGGGAACAATGGCTGCATCGAGCTGCAACTCCCCGTCAATCTGCAACTCAGGAAGTTTTTCCTTGACCAGATTGGTAGCGGTAACCACCTTGTCGACCAAATCACCCTTTGCAGAGCCCTTGGTTGAGTAGCTGAGCATGGCCACCTTTGCCTCGGTGTTGAGGAAGGTCTTGCAGGATAATGCAGAAGCTTCTGCAATCTCAGCCAGCTGTTCAGCTGTTGGGTTGGGGATGGTGGCACAGTCAGCAAAAATGAATGAGCCGTTTGCCCCATATTCGCTCTTGTCTGTTGCCATGACGAAACATGAGGATGCAAACTTGATCCCGGGCTTGGTCTTGATGATCTGGAAGGCAGCAAGAAGCACATTGCCGGTGGTGTTCTCAGCGCCGGCAACCATTGCATCAGCCTTTCCCAGGCGGACCATCATGGCTCCCCAGCGAAGAGGATCGATAATACCCTGGTAAGCTTCATCCTCGCTCAATCCTTTATGCTTTCGAAGCTCATGGTATTCCTTGGTAAAAGCCTCACGATCTTCACTGGAAGAGGGGTCTACAATTGAGATACCTTCAAGTGAGGTCTTTACTGCTTCTGCAGCGTTCTTCACTGCATCCACTGCACCGACCAAGATGACCGATTTGGCCAATTTTTCATCGATAATCTTCCGTGCGGCCTGGATGGTTCTGCTCTCAGTACCCTCGGCCAGGACGAGATTTTTCTGGGCCTCAATTGCTTGGGCCTTCATTTTTTCTGCAAACGTCATGGTTATGCTCCTTGACAGGTTAGATTAGATAGTACCCGATCAGTGTATCACGTTAGAATCTCTTAGAAAAGGCTCGAAGAGTGGGCATTCCAGTCTCCTCCTTGCCCGTTTTATTGCTTTCCAGTACAATGCGGTTCATGAAAGAGAGCATGCGCATCGGAGTATATGGCTTGGGACGATTTGGATCCTTCTGGGCCAAGGAGTTGGCTGGACATGGGTTTGAGGTAATCGCCTACAGTAGACGGAATAAAACCGTTCCCCCAGGGGTACGTCTCGGGAGTGAGGAAGAAGTCCTTACCTGTTCTGCTTTGTTCTATTGTGTTTCCATCAGCGCCTTCAAGGACGTACTGGCACGTACCGCTGGGAACATCGGGAAGGATACCGTGGTGATGGACACTTGTTCGGTGAAGCTCTATCCGGCAAAGGTTATGCAAGAGCTGCTTCCTTCCTCTGTGCAAAGCATAGCAACGCACCCAATGTTTGGTCCTGATTCCGGTAAGAATGGGGTGAAAGGCCTTCCCTTGGTGATCTGTCCGGTCAATTGCAAGCAGGAAACGCTCTCCTGGTGGGTGAATGAATTTGCTCGTTGGGGCCTCGATGTTATGCATATGAGCTGTGACCAGCACGACCGTGAGGCTGCCTGGTCTCAGGGGATTACCCACTTCGTGGGGCGTACGCTCTCTGAACTTTCCCTTGGCGATACCAAACTGGCAACCAAGGGATACAGGACCCTTATGAGTGTTGTGGAGCAGACCTGCAATGATCCAATGCAGCTGTTCTATGACCTGCAACGTTATAATCCGTATGCAAAGCAGATGCGTATGGGGCTCAAAGGAGCCCTTGATACGGTTATGGAGGTCCTGAAGAAGCAGGAGGAAATTGAGTGAATGTGTGTGTATATACCTTGGGATGTAGGCTGAACCAGTGCGAGAGTGAAGCCATCGCCGATTCATTTTCCAAGGAAGGATTCACCGTGGTCTCTGAGGACCAAGGTGCTGATCTATATATTGTCAATACGTGCACTGTTACCAGTAAAGCCGAACAGAAAGCAAGAAGGATGCTCCGTAAATTTGCGAGGATTGCCCCGACACTTGCCACGGGTTGTTATGCCCAGGTCAACGAGGAAGAGCTCAAGGCACTCAGTGACCAGATTATTGTGGTCCCGCTGGAAAAGAAGGCGCATCTTCTCCAGCTTGCAAAGCATCTGAAAGCTTCTCTAGTCTCTGGTATGAGTATGAAGGAGGGGTGCCTCTCCTTCAGTGACGGAGAAGCCTCCGTCTTTGATTATGACGCGGCCTCTTTTTCCTACCATAGCAGGGCGTACCTGAAAATCCAGGATGGGTGCGACAACAGTTGTGCGTACTGCCGGGTACATATTGCACGAGGCAAGGCTGTGAGCCTTGATTCCACTCTCGTCATTGAGCGTGCTCTTGCACTCGAGGCGGCTGGTTTCCAGGAGATCATGCTCACCGGTGTCAATCTTACCATGTACGATCATCAGGGTGATGGTTTGGGAGGGTTGCTTGAGAAGTTGCTCTCAGTGCTTTCTGAAGATGTTAGGCTCCGCCTCAGTTCCATGGAACCCGACCATATCGATGGTCGTCTGTTGGAAGCCTTGAAGGACCCAAGGATGCAACCACACTTCCACATTCCGGTACAGAGTGGGAGCAATCGGGTTCTACAACTCGTTGATAGGCACTATACCATCAGTGAACTGTCCTCAATTCTGGAACAGCTCAAACATTCGAAGGATGACCCCTTCCTGGCCGCTGATATCATTACCGGTCTTCCTGGGGAGAGTGAAGAGGATTATGAAGAAACGAAGCAATTCATACTCAGCCAAGGATTCTCCATGTTGCATGTGTTCCCATTCTCACCCCGACCCGATACCCCGCTGTATCATGCAAAACATCGTGTTCCTGAGAAAATACGTGATGAACGAGCCCTTGAGCTCCGGGAACTCTCAAAGCAGCTGCACGACGCATACAAAGAGAGGCAACTGGGAAAAGAGAGTGAGGTTATCCTCCAAAACAGGAAGGGAGGGCACTGGTATGGGTTGAGCGGGAACTATCTGGAAGTAAAAGTAATTGATGCTCCTCCCTTCGCAAGGGAAGGAATGTTGGTGAAGGGACGCTTCAGTGACAAGCTGCCCAAAACAGGGAAGATGGAGTTTATTTCCTATGAAACGGCTATTCGCAACTGAACGTCTTGACGCCTATATCATTTCCAGACCGCTTGCTGGACCGTACCTGGCATATGAGAAGCGGAACCGGGAATTGTTTCGTCCCTACTCAATTGCACAGAAGGAGAGTTACTACACCTTGGGGTCGTTCCAGGATGTGGCGGACCGACAGTTCAACCTCTATGAGGAGCACAGAATGCTCCCCTTGTTGTTTTTCGAGAAGGATAAAAGAAAGCATGTCATTGCCTTGGTGAGCCTGAACCAATTGGTATGGGGACCTTTTCGATCAGGAAAGCTCAGCTATAGTGTGGATGGTGATAAGCTACGTCAGGGCTATGGCACAGAGGCAGTGAAGGGAATTATCGACTATGCGTTTGGACAACTTGGTTTGCATCGCGTCGAGGCCCATATCCAGCAGAACAATAGTGCAAGTCTTGCGTTTGCTGAGCATATAGGATTCCAAGCGGAAGGAATGGCGAAGGGCTATCTATACAGGGATGGGGAGTGGGTGGACCATCTACGCCTATCCCTGCTCAATGAATGTTTGGATATGCGCTCCTTCAGTTAGGACGACTTTTGAGCTCCCTCACCGTTATCTTGGGTTCCTGGATGGTGACCATGGTATTGGGAGCAACCGATTCCTTGATCCATACGTTGGAGCCTATTACTGCATTTTTCCCGATGGTAATATCTCCAAGGATAGTCGCGTTGGAATAGATGGTTACATTGTCTTCAATTGAGGGGTGTCTTTTTGCTCCCCTGATCAGGCTTCCGCAAGCATCTTTTGGAAAGCTCAGTGCACCGAGGGTTACCCCTTGGTAGAGCTTCACATTGTTTCCGATGACCGTGGTTTCCCCAATGACCACACCAGTTCCATGGTCGATGAAGAACGATGCTCCTATCTCTGCACCGGGGTGGATATCGATACCGGTCTCCTTGTGTGCATACTCATTGAACATGCGAGGGATCAGGGGAACATCCATCTTGAATAGTTCATGTGCAATCCTGTGGATGGTAAGTGTCTTGATGCAGGGATAAGAGAGGATGACCTCTCTGATATTCCTTGCTGCAGGATCTCCATCGAATGCTGCCTTGGCATCCTTCTTCAGTTTTATACGGAGTTGGGGCAAGAGGGCGCATACCTCTCTGACCGTACTATCGGCTTTTTCCTGTGCCTCACACTCATCAAGTGAAGGGTCGTCGTACCGGTATGCGAGAAAAATCTGGCTCTTCAACTGCGTACAGACTTGCTGCATCTGTACTCTCAGGATTTCTTGCAGTCCCAGTTCAGCACGGTCACGCCCACAACGACCAGGGAACATCAGTTCAAGAAATTCATTGGAAATTTCCCCAATGGAGAGCATCTGAGGCAGTGGTTTTAAACCATGAAAATTTGCATTTCCTGCAACACGGTCGAAGGTCCCGTAGAATGCATCCACATAGGATGAAGCATCAAATTGTTGGTCTTTGCACGGTTTCATACGGCTACCATACGGTTCTTGCAGGCTTTTATGCAAGCACCTAGCCTAGGAACTGTGCAATCCTTGTATATAACGTGCCTGCCAGATGTGTGGCTATGGCCAATTTCAATAGGTCGCCAAGAATAAAAGGAAGCATACCTGCCTGTAGTGCTACCTTCCAGGAGAGATTCCCCACAACCTTTAAATAGGGGACTCCTGCAAGATAGATGGCCAGCGTAGCCCCAAGGCCAAGGAGAATGCATACCAATTTGAATCTTCCTGGGTACTCGTCTTTCCTGCGGTAACTGCCGGCAAGCCCTGCGAGAAAGGAGGCAGGAAGCAAACCGAAGAGAAACCCCCCAGTAGGGCCAAGGAGAATTCCCAAGCCGCCACCACTACTGAAAACCGGCAAACCAATTGCTCCCAGCAGCAGATAAATTGCCGTGCTGCCCAGCCCCACGGCAGGCCCACCGAGAAATCCCGCGAGCAGAACAAAGAGTGTCTGCAGGGTGATGGGGACAGGAGGAAGAGGGAACCTGAGATAGGCTCCAACGATGATCAAGGCACTAAAAAGCGAGGTAAGAAGTAATCGTTTTTGTTGCATGGGGGGAGCGTAGCACAGCACCTTTTAA is from uncultured Sphaerochaeta sp. and encodes:
- the mtaB gene encoding tRNA (N(6)-L-threonylcarbamoyladenosine(37)-C(2))-methylthiotransferase MtaB, coding for MNVCVYTLGCRLNQCESEAIADSFSKEGFTVVSEDQGADLYIVNTCTVTSKAEQKARRMLRKFARIAPTLATGCYAQVNEEELKALSDQIIVVPLEKKAHLLQLAKHLKASLVSGMSMKEGCLSFSDGEASVFDYDAASFSYHSRAYLKIQDGCDNSCAYCRVHIARGKAVSLDSTLVIERALALEAAGFQEIMLTGVNLTMYDHQGDGLGGLLEKLLSVLSEDVRLRLSSMEPDHIDGRLLEALKDPRMQPHFHIPVQSGSNRVLQLVDRHYTISELSSILEQLKHSKDDPFLAADIITGLPGESEEDYEETKQFILSQGFSMLHVFPFSPRPDTPLYHAKHRVPEKIRDERALELRELSKQLHDAYKERQLGKESEVILQNRKGGHWYGLSGNYLEVKVIDAPPFAREGMLVKGRFSDKLPKTGKMEFISYETAIRN
- a CDS encoding biotin transporter BioY — translated: MQQKRLLLTSLFSALIIVGAYLRFPLPPVPITLQTLFVLLAGFLGGPAVGLGSTAIYLLLGAIGLPVFSSGGGLGILLGPTGGFLFGLLPASFLAGLAGSYRRKDEYPGRFKLVCILLGLGATLAIYLAGVPYLKVVGNLSWKVALQAGMLPFILGDLLKLAIATHLAGTLYTRIAQFLG
- the epsC gene encoding serine O-acetyltransferase EpsC; protein product: MKPCKDQQFDASSYVDAFYGTFDRVAGNANFHGLKPLPQMLSIGEISNEFLELMFPGRCGRDRAELGLQEILRVQMQQVCTQLKSQIFLAYRYDDPSLDECEAQEKADSTVREVCALLPQLRIKLKKDAKAAFDGDPAARNIREVILSYPCIKTLTIHRIAHELFKMDVPLIPRMFNEYAHKETGIDIHPGAEIGASFFIDHGTGVVIGETTVIGNNVKLYQGVTLGALSFPKDACGSLIRGAKRHPSIEDNVTIYSNATILGDITIGKNAVIGSNVWIKESVAPNTMVTIQEPKITVRELKSRPN
- a CDS encoding GNAT family protein, which encodes MKRLFATERLDAYIISRPLAGPYLAYEKRNRELFRPYSIAQKESYYTLGSFQDVADRQFNLYEEHRMLPLLFFEKDKRKHVIALVSLNQLVWGPFRSGKLSYSVDGDKLRQGYGTEAVKGIIDYAFGQLGLHRVEAHIQQNNSASLAFAEHIGFQAEGMAKGYLYRDGEWVDHLRLSLLNECLDMRSFS
- a CDS encoding prephenate dehydrogenase/arogenate dehydrogenase family protein encodes the protein MKESMRIGVYGLGRFGSFWAKELAGHGFEVIAYSRRNKTVPPGVRLGSEEEVLTCSALFYCVSISAFKDVLARTAGNIGKDTVVMDTCSVKLYPAKVMQELLPSSVQSIATHPMFGPDSGKNGVKGLPLVICPVNCKQETLSWWVNEFARWGLDVMHMSCDQHDREAAWSQGITHFVGRTLSELSLGDTKLATKGYRTLMSVVEQTCNDPMQLFYDLQRYNPYAKQMRMGLKGALDTVMEVLKKQEEIE
- the pta gene encoding phosphate acetyltransferase is translated as MTFAEKMKAQAIEAQKNLVLAEGTESRTIQAARKIIDEKLAKSVILVGAVDAVKNAAEAVKTSLEGISIVDPSSSEDREAFTKEYHELRKHKGLSEDEAYQGIIDPLRWGAMMVRLGKADAMVAGAENTTGNVLLAAFQIIKTKPGIKFASSCFVMATDKSEYGANGSFIFADCATIPNPTAEQLAEIAEASALSCKTFLNTEAKVAMLSYSTKGSAKGDLVDKVVTATNLVKEKLPELQIDGELQLDAAIVPSVAKSKAPGSTVAGGANTLIFPDLQAGNIGYKLVQRLAGAEAYGPILQGFAKPISDLSRGCSVEDIVVTSAITLAQAASI